AGAACGGCATCTACGACACGCTGCGCTCGATGGCGCTCATCCACCAGTCGGGCGGCGGCACGGGCTTCAGCTTCAGCCGCCTGCGTGGCAAGGGCGCGATGGTGCGCTCGACGACCGGCGTCGCCAGCGGCCCCGTGTCGTTCATGCAGCTCTACGACTCGTCGACCGACGCGGTGAAGCAGGGGGGCACGCGCCGCGGGGCCAACATGGGCATCCTGCGCGTCGACCATCCGGACGTGCTGGACTTCATCGCCTGCAAGGAAGACCTGACGAAGGTCACGAACTTCAACATCTCGGTCGGCATCACCGAGAAGTTCATGCAGGCGCTGAAGGCGGGGGGGAGCTACGACCTGATCGAGCCGTCGACGGGCGCGGTCGCGGGGCAGCTGGACGCGAAGCTGGTGTGGGACAAGATGGTGCTCGGCGCGTGGCGCACGGGCGAGCCGGGCGTGTTCTTCATCGACGAGGCGAACCGCTACAACCCGGTCCCGCACCTCGGCGCGTACGAGGCGACCAACCCGTGCGGCGAGCAGCCCCTGCTCCCGTACGACGTCTGCAACCTCGGCTCGGTGAACGTCGGCTACTACGTCCGCGACGGGCAGCTCGACTGGGAGGCGTTCGGCCGCGACATCCGCACGTCGACGCACTTCCTCGACAACATCATCGACGTCAACAAGTACCCGCTGCCGGAGATCGACGCGCTGTCCAAGCGCATCCGCCGCATCGGGCTCGGCGTCATGGGCTTCGCGGACGCGCTGATCAAGCTCGGCATCCCGTACGACACGCCGGAGGGCGTGGAGATGGGCCGCCGCGTGATGGAGTTCCTCGACGTCGAGGGGAAGAAGGAGAGCGAGCGCCTGGCCAAGGAGCGCGGCCCGTTCCCCGAGTGGGCGCGGTCGATCTGGGGCCCGGACGAGACGTGCGCGCGCGACGCCGACGGCAAGCGCATCCGCCCGATGCAGATGCTGCGCAACTGCAACGTGACGACGGTCGCGCCCACGGGCACGATCTCGATCATCGCCGGCTGCTCGTCGGGGCTGGAGCCGCTGTTCGCGGTGGCGTTCATGCGCAACCAGGCGGGCGTCATGATGCCCGACGTCAACGAGGACTTCGTCGCGATCGCCAAGCGCGAGGGGTGGTACTCGGACGAGCTGATGGAGCGCATCGCGAAGACGGGCACCGTGCAGCACCCGGAGGTCCCGGAGCGCTGGCAGAAGGTGTTCGTGACGGCGAACCTGATCGCGCCCGAGTGGCACGTGCGCATGCAGGCGGCCTTCCAGCAGCACTGCGACTCGGCCATCAGCAAGACGACCAACTTCGCCCACACGGCGACGGTCGACGACGTCCGCGCGATCTACGAGCTCGCGTACCAGCTGAACTGCAAGGGCGTGACGGTCTACCGCGACGGCTCGCGCGACGGCCAGGTGCTGTCGACGGGTGCGACGGAGACCGCGAAGAAGGAGCGCGAGAAGGCGGCCGCCGGTGGCGGCGACGCGGCGGCGGACAAGGGCGAGGCGACGGCGCTGCGCCGCCAGGTGGGCGAGCTGCAGGGCACGATCGCGGAGCTCGAGGCCGAGATGGAGCGCACGAAGAAGGCGCTCTACGACGCCGAGGCGGAGAACCTCCAGCGCCGCGCCAAGCGCGCGCGCCCGGACAAGCTCCGCTCGACGTCGATGCGCAAGGAGACGCCGCTCGGCACGATGTTCGTGCACATCTCCGAGGACGACCGCAGCCAGCCGTTCGACGTCTTCCTGAGCCTGGGCAAGGCGGGCGGCAGCGCGATGGCCGACGCCGAGGCGCTGGGCCGGCTGGTGTCGCTGGCGCTGCGCTCGGGGATCCCGATCCAGGAGATCATCCGCCAGCTGCGCGGCATCTCGTCGGATCGCGCGGTGGGCCTGGGCCCGAACAAGGTGCTGTCGATGCCCGACGCGGTCGGCATCGCGCTCGAGGAGTGGTGGCGCGACAAGCAGGGCGTGCAGCAGGACCTGCTCGCGAGCCCGGCACCGCAGTCGTCGGCACCCGCGCGCGAGGTCGTGACGCCGGCGCCGGCGGGGAACGCGATGCAGGCGCAGCCCGCGTTCGAGAGCTTCCACGGCGGCGAGGTGTTCATGGGCACGTGCCCGGACTGCGGCAGCCAGCTGGAGTTCGCCGAGGGCTGCGTGAAGTGCCACGTGTGCGGGTTCAGCGAGTGCGGCTGAGCTGAACGCTCCAACGGCA
This region of Roseisolibacter agri genomic DNA includes:
- a CDS encoding vitamin B12-dependent ribonucleotide reductase — protein: MPLSSTPPSVPAELSQNARTVLEKRYLVKDRSGKPTERPEDMFWRVATVVAEADRRYGASDAQTQALAEEFYALMTQRRFEPNSPTLMNAGRPLGQLSACFVLPVEDALSNGQNGIYDTLRSMALIHQSGGGTGFSFSRLRGKGAMVRSTTGVASGPVSFMQLYDSSTDAVKQGGTRRGANMGILRVDHPDVLDFIACKEDLTKVTNFNISVGITEKFMQALKAGGSYDLIEPSTGAVAGQLDAKLVWDKMVLGAWRTGEPGVFFIDEANRYNPVPHLGAYEATNPCGEQPLLPYDVCNLGSVNVGYYVRDGQLDWEAFGRDIRTSTHFLDNIIDVNKYPLPEIDALSKRIRRIGLGVMGFADALIKLGIPYDTPEGVEMGRRVMEFLDVEGKKESERLAKERGPFPEWARSIWGPDETCARDADGKRIRPMQMLRNCNVTTVAPTGTISIIAGCSSGLEPLFAVAFMRNQAGVMMPDVNEDFVAIAKREGWYSDELMERIAKTGTVQHPEVPERWQKVFVTANLIAPEWHVRMQAAFQQHCDSAISKTTNFAHTATVDDVRAIYELAYQLNCKGVTVYRDGSRDGQVLSTGATETAKKEREKAAAGGGDAAADKGEATALRRQVGELQGTIAELEAEMERTKKALYDAEAENLQRRAKRARPDKLRSTSMRKETPLGTMFVHISEDDRSQPFDVFLSLGKAGGSAMADAEALGRLVSLALRSGIPIQEIIRQLRGISSDRAVGLGPNKVLSMPDAVGIALEEWWRDKQGVQQDLLASPAPQSSAPAREVVTPAPAGNAMQAQPAFESFHGGEVFMGTCPDCGSQLEFAEGCVKCHVCGFSECG